The DNA sequence GCGGACGCGCCTGCGTGCGAACTCCGCCACCGCGTCCTCGCCGCCGAGCTCGCGCAGGGCGCGGATCGCTTCGCCGGCGAGATCGTCGTAGGCGTGCCCCAGGCCGGCGCGGCCGGCGGCCGTGAGCTGGAACTGCTTGGCCGGGCGGCCGGGGCCGCGCCTGCGCGCACCGGCACCGCTGGCCACCATCGCCTGGCCCTGCTCCACGAGGGCCTCGATGTGCCGGCGCGCGCCCGCGGCGCTGAGCCCCAGCCGGGAGCCGATCGCGGTGGCGGACAGGGGCCCCTCCTCCAGGAGCAGCCGCACCACCTCGGCGCGCGTGCCCGCCTCCCCCGCGACGGGCGTGTCCGGATGGGCGGAGCCGGCCGACGCAGGGTGCGATGCCGCCTGCGTCATCGGCGGGCGTGCCTCCGGGCCACGGTCATCCGGGCCGGACGCACAGCCCGACGCGCCGGTCGCGGCGCCTCGTGTGCGTACTGGATCGGATTTCACAACACCAGTGTGACGGAATTGCCGGTCCAGATCCACCAAGGGTGCCCTATATTCCCGGGGCGAGTGGCGAGGGTCACGACGGCGGCCGCGACGGGGACCCTGCACGCGGTTCCCATTACGCTCACTCATTGTGACACCGACCGGCACCGATCAGCGTGCGCGCCCGCTCGTGCGGCGGCTGCGGCGCATCGCCGGTCTGCCCAGCGGTGACGCGCCCGGTGAGGCCGGGGCACGCGTCTCGCACCTGCATCGGGTGGAGCAGGAGGCCGCGGGGCTCGATCAGGACGAGACCCGCCAGCTGCGCTCGGTGCGCCGCTTCGGCGCGTGCGGCACGGTGCTCATGGCGGTCGGCGCCCTGGGCGCCGGGGCGCAGCCGGTGCTGCAGAACCCGGTGTACGGGCACCGGGTGATCGGGCTGCTGTCCCGCATGCCCACGGTGGCGCTGACGGTGGCGATGACGGGCACGGCGATGCTCGTCATCGCGTGGCTGCTGCTGGGCAGGCTCGCCGTCGGCCGGCTGCGCGAGGGCAATACGCCGCGCCGGCTCAGCCGCTCGCAGATGGACCGCACGATGCTGCTGTGGATGCTGCCGCTGCTGGTGGCTCCCCCGATGTTCAGCAAGGACGTCTACTCGTACCTGGCGCAGAGCGAGATCACCGCGCGCGGACTGGACCCCTACTCGCTGGGCCCGGCCCAGGCGCTCGGCGTCGACAACGTGCTCACCCGTAGCGTGCCGACGATCTGGCGCGACACCCCCGCGCCCTACGAACCGCTGTTCTTGTGGCTGGGCAAAGTGATCGGCGCGGTGAGCGGCGACAACGTGGTGGCCGGGGTGCTGCTGCACCGGCTGCTCGAGGTGGGCGGTGTCTGCCTGATCATCTGGGCGCTCCCCCGACTCGCCAAACGCTGCGGCATCGCGCCGGTGACCTCGCTGTGGCTGGGCGCGGCGAACCCGCTCGTGTTCCTCCACCTGATCGCCGGCATCCACAACGAGGCGCTCATGATCGGCCTGATGGTGGCGGGGCTCGAGATCTGCCTGCGCGCCGTCTACGACACCGATCCGTTCGGGATGCGCGGATGGTTGCTGCTCCTGGCAGGCGCGGGGGTGATAGTCGCGTCGTCGGCCATCAAGATCCCCTCGATCATGGCTCTGGGCTTCGTCGGCGTGGCCTTCGCGCGGCGGCGCGGGCCCGGACTGCGGAACGTGGTGTGGGTGGCGGTGTTGCTGGGCGCCATCGCCGTGGCGGGCCAGGCGTTGTTCGCCTGGGCGACGGGTTTGGGCTTCGGCTGGGTCGCCACACTGGGCACGGCCAGCGAGGTGCGCAGCTGGATGTCGATCACCACGCTGCTGGGGATGGGCACCGGCGGCACCGGCATGCTGCTGGGGCTGGGCAACCACACGACGGCCGTGCTGGCCATCATGAAGCCGATCGCCTTCGTTCTGGTGGCGCTGGGCGTGCTGCGCATGCTCATCGCCACCCATTCCGGCCGCATCCATCCGGTGGGCGGGCTCGGGGTGTCGCTGGCGATTCTCGTGATCCTGTTTCCCGTGGTGCACCCGTGGTACCTGCTGTGGGCCCTCGTGCCGCTGGCGGCCTGGGCCACCACGCCGGCGTTCCGCGTCCCCGCGGTCGCGGTGTCGGCCATCGTCTGCCTGGTGGGCCCGACGCCCAACGGCGGCGAGTACCCGCCGTTCGTCATCGTCGAGGCCGCTCTCGCGGCACTGCTCACCATCGTCGTGATCCGGCAGGCGACCCGTCGGCGCATCGAATGGACGCGAAGGCAGCCCGGGCGCACGGCGGCACCACCGGCCACATACGCTGGTAAGTCGTGAAGCCAGGTACTCCCACGGCTGCGACCGCTCCGATGCGGACCCGTGATTCCGCGCCGCGCCCCCAGGCGCCGGCCCCCGCCGTGGAACTCGCCGGCGTCGTCCGCGAATTCGGCCCGGTCACCGCGGTCGACGGCCTGAACCTGACGATGGAACCCGGAACGGTGCTGGCACTGCTGGGCCCCAACGGTGCCGGCAAGACCACCACGGTGGAGATGTGCGAGGGTTTCGCGGGCCCGGACGCCGGGACGGTGCGGGTGCTCGGGCTCGACCCGGTGCGCGACGCCGCCCGGCTCAAGCCGCGGATCGGTGTGATGCTCCAGGGCGGCGGCGCGTACCCGGGCGCGCGCGCCGGGGAGATGCTCCACCTCGTCGCCTCGTACTCCGCTCACCCGCTGGACCCGCGGTGGCTCGTCTCGGTGCTCGGGCTGGAGAACTCGCTGCGCACCCCCTATCGGCGGCTGTCCGGCGGGCAGCAGCAGCGCCTGGCGCTGGCGTGCGCGATCGTCGGACGCCCGGAGCTGGTCTTCCTCGACGAGCCCACGGCCGGGCTCGACGCGCAGGCGCGCAACGTGGTCTGGGAGCTGGTCGACGCGCTCCGCCGCGACGGGGTCTCGATCCTGCTCACCACGCACCTCATGGACGAGGCGGAGCAGCTCGCGGACCACGTCGTCATCGTCGACCACGGACGGGCGGTGGCGAGCGGTTCGCCGACCGAGCTCACCACGGGCGCGGGGCGGCGGCGGATCACGTTCACCGCTCCCCCGCGCCTGGACGCCGCGGCCATCGGGGCGTGCCTGCCCGGCGGCGCCCAGGTCGCCGAGGCAGCCCCGGGCCGCTACACCGTCTCCGGCGAGGCGACCCCCCAGGTCGTGGCGGCACTCACGGGCTGGTGCGTGGACAACGACGTGCTGCTGGCGGGCCTGTCCACGGCCAAGCGCAGCCTGGAGGACGTGTTCCTCGAACTCACCGGACGGGAGCTGCGAGCATGAACGACGGTACGGCGGCCGGCGCACCGACGACCGGACTCTTCCCCGCAGGCACCTTCAGCCCCGCTCCCGCGGCGGCGCGCCCCGCCGCGATGCTGCGTTCGCAGGTGCGGATGGAGCTGACGCTGCTGCTGCGCCACGGCGAACAGCTCATGCTCACGCTGCTCATCCCCATCGCGATCCTCGTCGCGGTGACGCTGTTGCCGTTCGGCGACTTCGCCGACCCCCGCGTCGACCACATCCTGCCGATGGTGCTGGCGGTGGCGGTGATGTCCACCGCGTTCACCGGCCAGGCGATCGCCGTGGGATTCGACCGCCGCTACGGCGCGCTGAAACGGATCGGCGCCACCGCCCTGCCCAAGTGGGGCATCGTCGCGGGCAAGAGCGGCGCGGTCGTCATCGTCATCCTCGGCCAGCTGGTGATCCTCGGCGCGATCGCCGCGGCCCTCGGATGGCGGCCGGGCGCGGCCACCATCGGGCTGGTGCTGCTGTCGGTGGCCGTGGGCACCGTCGCCTTCGCCACGCTGGGACTGCTCGTCGGCGGCCGGCTCAAGGCGGAGATCGTGCTGGCGCTGGCCAATATCATCTGGTTCGCGCTGCTCGCCGTGGCGGGCCTGGTGCTCATCCGCGACGACGTCTCCGGCGCCGTCTACACCCTGGCCACGCTGCTGCCCTCCGGGGCGCTCACCGAAGCGCTGCTGCAGGCGCAGGCGGGTGCGGTCGACTGGGCCGCGCTGGGCGTCCTGGCGGTGTGGGGCCTGCTGGGCGGGGCGGCCGCCGTGCGCACGTTCCGGTTCGAATAGCGCGGACGACACCGGCCGACGGCGTCCGCGGAAGCGTGCGCCGGGCCTCAGAGTCCGCGGCCGGACCAGCCCGCCATCCTGTGCGCGTGCCCCGGCGCGGGGGTGGCGGCCGCGACCAGATCGCGGTCCCAGTCGGAGGCCGTCAGCTCCGGGACCGCCTCCACGACGGCCTGCGCGGCGGCCATGGAGTCGACCATCTCATCGCCCATGACGCCGTCCGCCCCCACCAGGGTGATGCGGACGCCGCGCAGCCCCACAGGCTGCAGGACGGCCTTGGCCGCACCACCGTGCGCGGCGATGAAGCTCCGGATCGATGCGGTGGCCTTGTCGCTCATGCACACGACCTTACCGGCCCGTCCGCCGGCGCCCGGAGCCGGAGTTCCGGGCGCCGACCGCCCGCCGCCTCCCGGGCGGCCGGCACGCGGTGTAGAACGGCATCATGCGCGCAATCCAGATCCTCGAGTACGGCGGGCCGGAGGTCCTGCGCCCCGCCGAGCTCCCCCGCCCGCAGCCCGGGCCGGCCGACCTCGCGGTGTCGGTCGACGCGGTGGGCGTCAACTACATCGACACGTACTTCCGCACGGGGACGTATCCGCGACCGCTGCCGTTCGTCCCGGGCATCGAGGGGGCCGGCCGCGTCACCGAGGTGGGCGCGGAGGTGCAGGGCTTCGCCGTGGGCGACCGGGTCGCATGGGCCAGCGGCAACGACTCCTACGCCCAGCACGCCGTGGTGCCCGCGGAGGTGGCCGTCCACGTGCCGTCGGGCGTCGACGACGCGGTGGCGGCCTCGGCGCTGCTGCAGGGCATGACGGCCCACTACCTGATCACCTCCACGTATCCGGCCCGCCGCGGCGACACCGTGCTCGTGCATGCGGGCGCCGGCGGCGTCGGGCTGCTGCTCACGCAGATGGCGGCCGCGCGCGGCATCCGGGTCATCACCACGGTGTCCACGCACGAGAAGGAGGAGCTCTCCCGCGCCGCCGGGGCGGTCCACGTGCTCCGATACGGCTCTGAGCTGGTGGATCGGGTGCGCGACCTCACCGACGGCGCCGGGGTGGACGCCGTCTACGACGGGGTGGGCCGGTCCACGTTCGACCAGAGCCTCCGGTGCGTGCGCACACGGGGCACGCTTGCGCTGTTCGGCGCGGCGAGCGGGCCGGTGCCGCCGTTCGACCCGCAGCGGCTCAACGAAGCCGGGTCGGTATACCTCACCCGGCCGACGCTGGCGCACTATGTGGCCGGGCGCGCCGAACTCGACTGGCGGGCGGGCGCGGTGTTCGCGGCGATCGCCGACGGCGCGCTGGACGTGCGGGTGGCGGCGCGGTACCCCCTGGCCGATGCCGTGCGGGCGCACACGGACCTGGAGGCGCGCCGCACCACCGGGTCGATCGTGCTGCTGCCCGGCTGACGGGCGGCCCCGTCCCGGACGGGCGGGTCAGCTCACGAGCGAGGCGACGGTGGGCAGGTCCAGAATGGAATCCACCGCGAGCACGAGGAAGACCGCCGCCAGGTAGTTGTTCGACAGGATGAACAGCTTGAGCGGCTGGACTTCGGCGCCGTTCTTGACGCCCTTGTGCAGCCGGATCGCCATGCCCAGGAACCAGGCCCCGATGACCGCGGCGCCGATGGCGTAAAGCAACCCGGCGGCGGGGATGAGCGCGAAGGTGGTGAGCACGGTGGCGGCGGTGTAGAGCACGATGCGCCACGTGACCACCTGCGGCTCCGCGACGACCGGCAGCATCGGCACGCCGGCGGCCTCGTAGTCCTCGCGGTAGCGCATGCCCAGCGCCCAGGTGTGCGGCGGGGTCCAGAAGAAGATGATCAGGAACATCACCACGGCCTGCCAGCCGATGGTGCCGGTGACCGCGGCCCAGCCGATCATCACCGGCATGCACCCGGCCGCGCCGCCCCACACCACGTTCTGCGGCGTCCGGCGCTTGAGCACCTTGGTGTAGACGAGCACGTAGAAGGCGATAGTGGCGACGATGAGCAGGCCGGAGAGCAGGTTGGTCATCAGCCACAGCCACACGAACGAGGCCGCGCCCAGCACCAGGCCGAACACGAGGGCCTGCCGCGTGGTGACGGTGTCCGCGGCCAGCGGGCGCTTCTTGGTGCGCTTCATGACCTTGTCGATGTCCGCGTCCACCACGCAGTTGAGCGTGTTCGCGCTGGCCGCGCCCAGGAAGCCGCCGACCAACGTGGTGAGGATCAGCAGGACGTCGTGCAGATCCAGCCCGCCGCGGTCCGCCAGCAGCATCGCGGGGATGGTGGCGACGAGCAGCAACTCGATGATGCGCGGCTTGGTGAGGGCGATGTACGCGCCGACCACCTCGCGGACGCGTGTCAGCCGTCCACGCAGGGTCTTCGGCGCGGAGTCCAGTGCCCCGCGGGGACCCGTGGGAGCGGCCTGGCCGCTTCGGACGCCGCTGTTGTC is a window from the Tomitella gaofuii genome containing:
- a CDS encoding helix-turn-helix transcriptional regulator → MDLDRQFRHTGVVKSDPVRTRGAATGASGCASGPDDRGPEARPPMTQAASHPASAGSAHPDTPVAGEAGTRAEVVRLLLEEGPLSATAIGSRLGLSAAGARRHIEALVEQGQAMVASGAGARRRGPGRPAKQFQLTAAGRAGLGHAYDDLAGEAIRALRELGGEDAVAEFARRRVRAIVRGVTAAAEDGPRDADARLADTAEDIAEAMSGAGYVANTRRVGNGVQICQHHCPVAHVAAEFPEFCEAEQEAFRELLGTHIQQLATIANGDAVCTTHVPLGLPQGAGGSPRPPSRPRPG
- the mptB gene encoding polyprenol phosphomannose-dependent alpha 1,6 mannosyltransferase MptB; the protein is MTPTGTDQRARPLVRRLRRIAGLPSGDAPGEAGARVSHLHRVEQEAAGLDQDETRQLRSVRRFGACGTVLMAVGALGAGAQPVLQNPVYGHRVIGLLSRMPTVALTVAMTGTAMLVIAWLLLGRLAVGRLREGNTPRRLSRSQMDRTMLLWMLPLLVAPPMFSKDVYSYLAQSEITARGLDPYSLGPAQALGVDNVLTRSVPTIWRDTPAPYEPLFLWLGKVIGAVSGDNVVAGVLLHRLLEVGGVCLIIWALPRLAKRCGIAPVTSLWLGAANPLVFLHLIAGIHNEALMIGLMVAGLEICLRAVYDTDPFGMRGWLLLLAGAGVIVASSAIKIPSIMALGFVGVAFARRRGPGLRNVVWVAVLLGAIAVAGQALFAWATGLGFGWVATLGTASEVRSWMSITTLLGMGTGGTGMLLGLGNHTTAVLAIMKPIAFVLVALGVLRMLIATHSGRIHPVGGLGVSLAILVILFPVVHPWYLLWALVPLAAWATTPAFRVPAVAVSAIVCLVGPTPNGGEYPPFVIVEAALAALLTIVVIRQATRRRIEWTRRQPGRTAAPPATYAGKS
- a CDS encoding ABC transporter ATP-binding protein; this translates as MRTRDSAPRPQAPAPAVELAGVVREFGPVTAVDGLNLTMEPGTVLALLGPNGAGKTTTVEMCEGFAGPDAGTVRVLGLDPVRDAARLKPRIGVMLQGGGAYPGARAGEMLHLVASYSAHPLDPRWLVSVLGLENSLRTPYRRLSGGQQQRLALACAIVGRPELVFLDEPTAGLDAQARNVVWELVDALRRDGVSILLTTHLMDEAEQLADHVVIVDHGRAVASGSPTELTTGAGRRRITFTAPPRLDAAAIGACLPGGAQVAEAAPGRYTVSGEATPQVVAALTGWCVDNDVLLAGLSTAKRSLEDVFLELTGRELRA
- a CDS encoding ABC transporter permease, which gives rise to MNDGTAAGAPTTGLFPAGTFSPAPAAARPAAMLRSQVRMELTLLLRHGEQLMLTLLIPIAILVAVTLLPFGDFADPRVDHILPMVLAVAVMSTAFTGQAIAVGFDRRYGALKRIGATALPKWGIVAGKSGAVVIVILGQLVILGAIAAALGWRPGAATIGLVLLSVAVGTVAFATLGLLVGGRLKAEIVLALANIIWFALLAVAGLVLIRDDVSGAVYTLATLLPSGALTEALLQAQAGAVDWAALGVLAVWGLLGGAAAVRTFRFE
- a CDS encoding quinone oxidoreductase family protein, translating into MRAIQILEYGGPEVLRPAELPRPQPGPADLAVSVDAVGVNYIDTYFRTGTYPRPLPFVPGIEGAGRVTEVGAEVQGFAVGDRVAWASGNDSYAQHAVVPAEVAVHVPSGVDDAVAASALLQGMTAHYLITSTYPARRGDTVLVHAGAGGVGLLLTQMAAARGIRVITTVSTHEKEELSRAAGAVHVLRYGSELVDRVRDLTDGAGVDAVYDGVGRSTFDQSLRCVRTRGTLALFGAASGPVPPFDPQRLNEAGSVYLTRPTLAHYVAGRAELDWRAGAVFAAIADGALDVRVAARYPLADAVRAHTDLEARRTTGSIVLLPG
- a CDS encoding heme o synthase produces the protein MRTVDQAHGRDNSGVRSGQAAPTGPRGALDSAPKTLRGRLTRVREVVGAYIALTKPRIIELLLVATIPAMLLADRGGLDLHDVLLILTTLVGGFLGAASANTLNCVVDADIDKVMKRTKKRPLAADTVTTRQALVFGLVLGAASFVWLWLMTNLLSGLLIVATIAFYVLVYTKVLKRRTPQNVVWGGAAGCMPVMIGWAAVTGTIGWQAVVMFLIIFFWTPPHTWALGMRYREDYEAAGVPMLPVVAEPQVVTWRIVLYTAATVLTTFALIPAAGLLYAIGAAVIGAWFLGMAIRLHKGVKNGAEVQPLKLFILSNNYLAAVFLVLAVDSILDLPTVASLVS